In the genome of Nocardioides sp. NBC_00368, the window AGCGTGCAGAAGCTCGTCACCAACAAGGTCACCGACCCCTACTCGGTCGCGCTCACCGCCGACTCCGAGCGCAGTCTGGTCGTCGACCTCGGCGATCGATCGCTCGCCCCGAAGGGCTGGTCGACGCTGAGGAAGCCCGAGACCGTGGCCCTGAAGGACGCCCAGATCCAGGAGCTCCACATCCGCGACTTCTCCGTCGAGGACGAGACCAGCGAGCACCCGGGCGGCTACCTCGCCTTCGCCGACAAGGACAGCGACGGGTCGCGGCACCTGCGGAAGCTGGCCGAGTCCGGAACCTCGTACGTCCACCTGCTGCCGGCCTTCGACATCGCCACGATCCCGGAGGAGAAGGGCGACCAGACCACCCCCGACTGCGACCTCGAGTCGTACGCCCCGGAGAGCGACGAGCAGCAGGAGTGCGTCGCCGCAGCGGCCGCCGGGGATGCGTACAACTGGGGCTACGATCCCTACCACTACACCGTCCCGGAGGGCTCCTACGCGACCGACCCGGACGGCACCGACCGGACGGTGGAGTTCCGGCAGATGGTGAAGGCGCTCAACGAGGACGGCCTGCGGGTCGTGATGGACGTGGTCTACAACCACACCACCAGCAGCGGCCAGGCGAAGACCTCCGTGCTCGACAGGATCGTGCCCGGCTACTACCAGCGGCTCCTCGCCGACGGCTCGGTCGCCAACTCGACCTGCTGTGCCAACACCGCGCCGGAGAACGCGATGATGGGCAAGCTCGTCGTCGACTCGATCGTGACCTGGGCCAGGGACTACAAGGTCGACGGCTTCCGCTTCGACCTGATGGGCCACCACCCCAAGGCCAACATGCTGGAGGTGCGTAAGGCCCTCGACGCCCTCACCCTGGAGAAGGACGGCGTCGACGGCAAGTCGATCATCCTGTACGGCGAAGGCTGGAACTTCGGCGAGATCGCCGACGACGCCCGCTTCGTGCAGGCGACCCAGAAAAACATGGCCGGCACCGGGATCGCGACATTCAGCGATAGAGCCCGAGACGCCGTACGCGGCGGCGGCCCGTTCGACGCCGACCCGGGTGTCCAGGGTTTCGCGAGCGGTCTCTACACCGACCCGAACTCCTCGACCGCGAACGGCACCGAGGCGGAGCAGCGGGCCCGCCTGCTGCACTACCAGGACCTGATCAAGGTCGGGCTCTCCGGCAACCTCGCCGACTACTCGTTCACCGACACCGACGGCCGACGGGTGACGGGGGCCGAGGTCGACTACAACGGCTCGCCGGCCGGCTACGCGGCCGAGCCCGGCGACGCGCTCGCCTACGCCGATGCCCACGACAACGAGTCGCTCTACGACGCGCTCGTCTTCAAGCTGCCCGCCTCCACCAGCACCGCGGACCGCGCCAGGATGCAGGTGCTCGCGATGGCGACCGCCGCGCTCTCGCAGGGTCCGGCGCTCTCCCAGGCCGGCACCGATCTGCTGCGCTCGAAGTCGCTGGACCGCAACTCCTACGACTCGGGCGACTGGTTCAACGCCATCCACTGGGACTGCGAGGACGGCAACGGCTTCGGGCGCGGGCTGCCGCCGGCCACCGACAACCGGGACAAGTGGCCCTACGCCAAGCCGCTGCTGGGCTCGGTCTCGACTCCGTCGTGCTCGGACGTCGACGGTGCTTCGGCTGCCTACCGGGACCTGCTGAGGATCCGTACGGACGAGCCGGCGTTCCACCTGGCCACCACCGGACAGGTCCAGGAGAAGCTGTCGTTCCCGCTCTCGGGGAAGGACGAGACACCGGGCGTCATCACCATGCGCCTCGGGGACCTCATGGTGGTCTTCAACGCGACCACGACGCCCCAGCGGCAGACGGTTAAGGGCGCCGAGGGCGCCGGCTACCGCCTGCACCCGACCCAGGCCGGTGGCGCCGACGAGGTGGTGAAGTCGTCCTCGTTCGACTCGGGCTCCGGCACCTTCACGGTGCCGGCCCGGACGGTGGCGGTCTACACCCGTTGACGGATGGGAAAACGGACGCGGCCCCGGCTCATCGAGCCGGGGCCTGCGGCTTCCTGGTGCGGATGCCGGACGTCAGGTCAGGAGGGGCTGTTGCCGGCGAGGGCACCGACCACCACGAGCGCGATGACGACCAGGGCGGCGATGACCATCAGGCCGGCCGGGCTCCGGAAGTCGAACATGGGAATTCCTTTCGGCTAGTTCGGCGACAGGCGTCGAGTGGGGACCGATGGCCTGCGGACGCGTCGAGAGAGCCGGTCACCGGCGATACCCGCGGCGTCGCGTATACATAACCAGCCGAGCTCGCGACGCGCGTAGGGCCCAAAGTCCCAATTTTTACCGAAGCCATTCACGTTCGACGGGATATGTGATATGGCAACAGTTCGCTCGATGAGCGTCTTCACAGACTAGCTGCCCGCCGGGGCCGACCGAGCATCGGTCTCGCCGGAGCTGCCCAGGCTGTGAGGCCCGTCACCCGATCCCGTCACTCGATCCGGTCAGCTGAGCCGGTCAGCCGAGCCGGTCAGCCGAGCCCGGCGGCATGACGTCCGGCCCTCCGCCCGAAGTACGAGCCGTCGCCGAGCTGCATGCCGGAGGCGTAGCCCTTGGCGTCCTGGGCGAGGTTGGCCGCACAGGCGCCGGCGGCGTAGAGGCCGGCGATCGCGGAGCCGTCCTCGCGGCGTACCTCTCCTTCGACCGTGGTCGCCAATCCGCCCATGGTGAAGCCGGCGTACATCGCCTTGCCGAGGGAGAGGTCGTAGGCGCCCCAGGGGCCGGTGTCCTGCGGCTCGGTCCATTCCGGCGCCTTGTGGAGCTCCGGGTCCTCGCCGCTGGCGGCGTGGGTGTTGTAGGAGGCCAACGTCTCGTTCAGCGTCTCGAAGGGGACCCCGAGACCGACCGCCATCTCCTCAATCGTCTCCCACCCGTCGATGAACGGGCACAGCGGCATCTTCGGGTGCTCGATGTGCGCCGAGTCGACGATCAGGAAGGCCGCCGAGTCCGGCTGTTCCATGACGAAGGCGGCCGTACGCGCGTGGTAGGAGTCCTCCGCGACGAAGCGCCTGCCGTGCTTGTTGACGATGATCCCGGTCAGCAGGATCGAGGGCGGGTAGAACGGCGCGGTCTGGAACGGCTCGTCCATGAACCGCCAGCGACCGCCGGCCGAGGCGCCCAGCCGCAGGCCCAGGCCGTCGTCGTAGGTCGAGGCCAGCGGGAAGAGCTTCTCGCCGAGCCGGGGCGTGTGCTCGGCGACCATGTCGGCGTTGCCGACGAAGCCGCCGGCGGCGAGGATCACCGCCTTGGCCCGGATCGCGCCGCGCTCCTCGAAGCGGCGCCACGCCAGCCCGACCACCCGGCCGTGCTCCATCACCAGGTTGGTGGCACCGGTCTCGTAGCGGATCACCGCGGAGGTCTCGGCGAGCCGGTCGGCCATCCGGTCGACGACCAGCTTGGCGCCGCCGGTGTCGCCCGGCACGGGGACCTTGTGGCCGCGCGGCGCGGGGACGGCGAGGTCGCGGAACGGGTGTACCTTCTCGTTGCCGGTGTACATCAGCCCCTCGGTGCCGGGCTGGATCACCGCCTTGCCGGGCCAGAACGAGCGCTCGAACTCGAAGCCCAGTGCCTCGAGCCAGTCGAAGTGCTCGACCGAGTCGTCGCAGTAGGCCCGGATCTTGTCGTCCTCGGGCTCCTTGGAGACGGCGCGGATGTAGTTGAACATCTCCTCGGCCGTGTCCTCGATCCCGGTCGCCTTCTGCACCGCGGTGCCGCCGCCGAGGTAGAAGTGGCCGCCGGCCATCGCGGAGGTGCCGCCGGGCTCGGCAGCGCGCTCCAGGAGGATCGTGTGG includes:
- a CDS encoding FAD-binding protein encodes the protein MSGTALPDVLSPADVEERFGGWSEETDVVVVGFGVAGGAAALEAARTGAHTILLERAAEPGGTSAMAGGHFYLGGGTAVQKATGIEDTAEEMFNYIRAVSKEPEDDKIRAYCDDSVEHFDWLEALGFEFERSFWPGKAVIQPGTEGLMYTGNEKVHPFRDLAVPAPRGHKVPVPGDTGGAKLVVDRMADRLAETSAVIRYETGATNLVMEHGRVVGLAWRRFEERGAIRAKAVILAAGGFVGNADMVAEHTPRLGEKLFPLASTYDDGLGLRLGASAGGRWRFMDEPFQTAPFYPPSILLTGIIVNKHGRRFVAEDSYHARTAAFVMEQPDSAAFLIVDSAHIEHPKMPLCPFIDGWETIEEMAVGLGVPFETLNETLASYNTHAASGEDPELHKAPEWTEPQDTGPWGAYDLSLGKAMYAGFTMGGLATTVEGEVRREDGSAIAGLYAAGACAANLAQDAKGYASGMQLGDGSYFGRRAGRHAAGLG